Proteins found in one Acaryochloris thomasi RCC1774 genomic segment:
- a CDS encoding lipid-binding SYLF domain-containing protein, whose translation MLNRTQAIISFTLLLSALAVPAIAAPESYEEVTESTEVFSEMVKNPETQIPAALLRKSQAIAVITNIKQGGFILGGRRGDGVMLTRQADGSWSNPAFINLTGGSIGLQAGFKSTDLILVFPSKAALDKVLSGDFELGGSVSGTAGPVGKAATESLEGFGDDIYAYSRSEGLFGSVSLEGSELSFDDDDNAEFYGQPLTVKQIFAGQPTSAPTVVQSLKNALRLAE comes from the coding sequence ATGCTAAATCGAACGCAAGCTATAATTTCGTTTACTCTTCTGCTCTCAGCGCTGGCAGTCCCAGCTATCGCGGCCCCTGAATCCTATGAAGAGGTGACAGAGTCGACTGAAGTCTTTTCAGAAATGGTCAAGAATCCTGAAACGCAGATCCCTGCAGCGCTGCTGAGAAAGAGCCAAGCCATTGCCGTCATTACGAACATTAAGCAAGGTGGCTTCATTCTGGGCGGACGTCGAGGAGATGGCGTTATGCTGACGCGCCAAGCAGATGGAAGCTGGAGCAATCCCGCTTTTATCAATCTAACCGGCGGCAGTATTGGACTGCAGGCTGGATTCAAGTCGACTGACCTAATTTTGGTTTTTCCGAGTAAAGCAGCACTGGATAAAGTGCTCTCTGGCGACTTTGAGCTCGGCGGTAGCGTCTCTGGGACGGCAGGTCCGGTTGGCAAGGCCGCAACAGAATCACTGGAGGGGTTTGGAGATGATATTTATGCCTATTCTCGCAGTGAAGGGCTATTTGGCAGTGTCTCGTTAGAGGGTTCTGAGTTGAGCTTTGATGACGATGATAATGCAGAGTTTTACGGCCAGCCTTTGACCGTTAAGCAAATCTTCGCTGGGCAACCCACATCAGCTCCGACCGTTGTTCAATCTCTCAAGAATGCTCTTCGGTTAGCTGAATAA
- the psb35 gene encoding photosystem II assembly protein Psb35, which yields MQFVQLAAASFPEIPVLAGVIALGFTAAVTIGSIAWYNSRRPAGWEDKERPGFIPKVK from the coding sequence ATGCAGTTTGTTCAGCTCGCTGCAGCCAGTTTCCCTGAAATACCGGTATTAGCTGGGGTCATTGCTTTAGGATTTACAGCAGCCGTGACGATTGGTTCAATTGCTTGGTATAACTCGCGTCGCCCGGCAGGTTGGGAAGATAAAGAGCGACCTGGCTTCATCCCTAAAGTCAAGTAA